DNA from Lemur catta isolate mLemCat1 chromosome 7, mLemCat1.pri, whole genome shotgun sequence:
TTACTAATAGACAGGTATAGTAGGAGACACCTGCTTGTTCTAAGTCCTGAAATATACGAGGAATTTCCCAATTGAGATATTGGTATTTCTCCAAGATGCTAATGGGAGAGGTGAGAGGAGACCCCTGCCATTTCCCCTGCTTACTGTCTGCGGCCTCTCAGGCCCCAGAGACAGGCGGGATGTTGGCTCTGATCCGGCCTTTTGGGGCCCCACACTCAGCCTTCTTGGCCTGTGGGACTGTAGAAAGCAGTCGGGGACAGCACGGCCCACACCTCTCCAGCCCCTGTGCCCTCTGTACCCGGCTGGTGGCTGACAGGGCACGGGCGTGCCGACTTGAGCTGTGTGGCCTGGCTGCTTAGAGGGGCTTGCAGGAGGCAGTGAGGTGTGGTGCTGCAGAGCCAAGGCGCGCTGATCCACTGCTGGGGACCCTGAGAGCTCAGCGAGATTCTTTGCCTCTCTAAACTCCAGACTCCTCATCTGAAAAGGAGTGACAGCAATACAACTTACCCTGTCCCGCTGGCGTGAGGTGTAAATGACAACGTATGGGACACTCCAGAAGCAAGGCCTGCTGGAGACACCCAGTGCTATTGTCATCCTTCACCTTGTCGCCAAAGTTAGGCCGGGAAGTTGGCagctctggctgtgtgaccttgggtgtcCTTGccctcctgagcctcagttcctctcggccccagggcaggggctcgGGTGGGAAACCCCGTGAGCGGGCAACGTGGAATCACCCTCCCCTGAGGACTATGTCCCTCAAGCACTGGAGGCTGCAGGATGGGGTCTGGGACACAGCCTGGCCTTGTCCACAGGAAACAGGTTGTGTGGGCCATGCATTGGCTCTCATGAAGCTGTCATTTGCTCCTGGTCTCTCAGCAGGCAAGTGGTAGCAGGAGCAGAGACAACTAGGGGGAAAACCTAACATTGCACACATCTCTGCCTTTAGCTGTtgctgtgccctcactgccctccccatcccctccccctggtaatttgggaaaaacaaaaaacaaaatgctgtGTCTGGATTTTTGCGGAGGGAAGCAAGCCTTGGCCCAAATCCTAGAATACCAGTGTACAAAGGAGCTGGCATCTTGGGGCTTCTCCCTGCCCCTGAATTCTGCCCTGGATCCAGGGAAGCCCTAGGCACCTGACCTGTCCCCCTCAATGTTGTCTTACTTCCTGGAGTATGTTCTAATTTGTCCCTATTTTAAGAATGATGGACTGAGTCTCCAAGAGGTGACTAGCCTGTAGTCATACAGctggtgacagagctgggatttgaattcaggtctcTGCAGCCAAGCCTAGAACTCTCTTCCTTCCACCAAGCTGTCTGCTTCCCAGTGCCTAACCTGGTTCATTATACATCAGAACTGCCTGGGACTGGGGTCTCGTCTGGCCTCAGGGACCCCAAATGTCAGGACGGGCTGGCACCATGGGAGCCACGTAGAGCACAAATGGAAGAATTTCTGTTCCTGCCCTTACCTACTGAACCCATCCCTGTCTTCAGGGACTCTGCGTTTGTGTCTCCACTCAGTCACTGTCTCCGCACCctccgctccctccctccccatcacaCTCTGCCCACTCCAGCCTCCTCGTTCCGCACCAGACTCCTGGGGGGTCTGGGTTTGGCCCCCAGCAAGTTTTCCTTGTGGCTAGAGTCTCCCTGTGACTCCTCCTGGGACCCCATTCCACTGGGTCTCTCTGCGGCTGCCCCCAGGGAACACCCTTCCCAGGACCTGGGTGACCCTGCCGGCAGGCTGGGTTCGTGTACTCCTTGGCCAGGCTGGTCAGGGCCAGGCTCAGCCTCACTCACACCACACGGGGTGCGCTTGGGATGCGGTGGCTCTCTCAATGACAGTGGTGGTTTTtgtgcctcaggctcccaggtgCCTCATAGCTCAGCAGTTTCCATTCCATGACTGTAAAATTCTAGGCTTTTCTACACTGGAGACGCTCTGCTCCTAAGCGCTCGGTTGTGATGGGGGAGGACCAGGCCCAGCCAGGGTCAAGGGGTGGGATACTTGGTGTGGGGACTGAGTGATGTGTTCGAATACCGCCTTCTTACTCTCTGAGTGTGACTTCATTTCATCACCGCCACCACCAGGGGGGCGGGCAGTGAAGGCTCAGAAAGGGGCAGTGACTCGTCCATGGTCACCCCATTGAGCCAGGCCTGAAACTCAGGTGGGTGTGACTTCAAGGTCCTGCCATCTGTGCTCCAGCTGCTGCCTCCAGCTTGGGCAGCGTTGACCTGGGATCCTGAAGGCAGGCGGGACCGGGGATCAGAGGCCCTGGAGCGGGGCGTCCTGCTTAAGCAAAGGCTCCATGACGAGAATCCCACATGGGGGCCCAGTGCTGATGTTTCGGGAGAACGCGGCTCCCCTCTCTGGTCATCCTGAGGGCTCTGCAACCGTGGACAGGTCCCTTCCCTCCCATGCCTCCCCTTCTCCATTCCGACCCAAGGGGCAGCTTTTGCACCCAGATCCTCTAGTGGCCTCCTGTCTCGTCATGGTGGTCTGGGTTTCTAACGACCATGTTTCAACACACCCAAGGTACCGTCAACTTATGACACGTGGAGATATAGGCAGAAATACTATTTTAAGAATGTGTGCATTCATTTTATGAtatggtttaattttaaaaatgtgaaaaaatgtgcATCTTGGAATGAAAGCACCGTGGGAACCTCTGCCACCTCAGGATTGGCCAGACCAGCTGTGGGGGTGGCCCTTTCTGGTATGACCTAGATGCAGGTCATGAGAATGAGTTCACCAAGAGGCAGTGTCTCTGGGTGTCTGAGCTCCCTGCGGCCTGGGCGCTGCCATTTCTGGCCCTGCTCCTCCCGCGCCCAGACTGGACCCGGGACTGAGAGTGTCGTTGCGGAGGGCCGAGGGGATCCCGAGCTGGGTTATCCCGGCCTCCCTGCGGCCTCCGCCTGGACCCGCTCAGACTCCCATCCTGTCTATCCTCTTTCTCCCAGTCGGGGACAGTCCCAGGGAAAGGGGCACACTCCTGAGCTAGTGTGTGAGTGACCGTCTCTGGCATGGAGAAGGGACAGGTCCCTGAGCTGGGTCTCGAGTCAGAGAACACATGGTCAGAGTGTCTAGCCAGACCCTGATTGCTCTAGAAGATGCACCCGACACACACGCCAAGCATGTCCCcctacatgtgcacacacgcaccACACCCCATACATAGTCCCCCACACAcactccatacacacacacaccccatatatgtccccccaccacaccccatGCATGTCCACGCACACGCTTCTCCCACCCTCATGAATCACTTACACCCCGCATAGCGACCACTGGCACAGGCCTAGAGtcaggtcacattcacaggtgaCACACCTACTCCGCACTTACACGCTGCCTGTCCCCCAGCACTCTCCCCACACAGACTTCCCCAAACAGGCTCCCACATGGCCCTGTTCTtggcgcacacgcacacacgctcACTCACACCCACCACGGAGCACCTTGGGGAGCTCCTCCCGCCCACCGCTCCCCGAGCCAGGCGCAGCAGCTGGCACCCAGACTCAGTGCTCAGGGGACAGTGCTCGGGCTTGATGGCGGAGGCATTTATTGCTAGAACAAAGGAGGGACTGGACCCCAAAgaccctccctttcccctccaaCCTCCCCCGCAGCCCTCAGCCAGCGCAGCGCACCGTGGGTGTGCCCAGACCGAGGAAGTCCAGACGAGTCTAATTCAGTTTCCAAACCCAACTCAACTGACAATTTATTTAGGACAATTGGCCATCCCGCCTGCTCTGCATCACTGACTCCGCATGGATTAACTCAAATGCTGCACACCCCCGCTGGGCAGATTTAATTAGGCGGAAAAACTGACCTGAAGCCTCTGGGGGCCTGAGGCTTGGATATGGGCCAGGGCTCCCCTGCTTAGCTGCGGTGCGCCCCACTGCCTGCAGCCTTGCCCCGCCTCAGAATCCTCAGAAGGGACTGAGTCCAACCCTCACTGTACTGATGATGGaagtgagacccagagaggggaagtcacttgccaaggtcacacagtgagtgagCGGCCACACCAGTGTCGGTCCCTGCACCACATTACAACTCTCGCCTTGTTCCTGAAATGCCAGACTGCGAGAATACAGATCCCCACGGCGAACCCCTGAACGGCTCCGAAAGGCAAGCACAATTTTCTAAAGATGACTGTGgcataaataattcataagtgaAAGTCATAGCACATATTGGTCATTTTAATAGATAGTAAATTGCCTTTCTGATTTATGGTTTCAGGGGTGGGgttttgataaaaataacttGGTGATTTATAAAACATCTTCTTAAGTCAACAGATCGTTAGTAGGTTTGTCTGACTTTACAGCCAACAGCCTCACCACCCTGGTTACCATAGAAATGGGatgccttgctctgttgccatgGCTACCACTTTCTAGAACACAATTGGTGGGTCTCTCATGGTTTGTGATTtggttctggaaaaaaaaaaaaaaggccagaaaCTACCAGCTTGGATTTATGCCGCATTGTCAGCCAATCTCGCCTGCGCTGTCTTGAGACTCTACAGGGTGGCCACTGCGGgggccaggctgggtgacagTTGCCCCAGGGCTGCCTGGCGGGAGGCCTAGCAGACTCCCTTCGTGGCCCCAGTCAGACAGCAGCCCAGGAGGGACTGGCCTCATGGCTGGCCTGGATCCTGGGTGTGGTGGAgattggggtggggtggagaaagGAGATGAGGTCTGGCAGGTGACACGAAATCAGGAAGCCCGTGGATgatgggcagggcctggggatggGAAGCCCTGGAGCTGGCACCGCCCACACAGGCAGAATGAGGGTATCAGGGAAGGCTGAGGAGACAGAGGAGAGGCAGGCTGGAGCTGCCTGTCCTGTGACAGAGGGACAGACACTGTCAGTTGCCACCCagggggcgggcagggggcggGCAGGGAGCTGTCTGTGCAAAGCAGAGGCCGATGGGCAGCAGTGCCTGGGGTCTCAGGTTGCTGCTGCAGCATCAGCCGAGTGTGCACGCacaggttttgtgtgtgtgtgtgtgtgtgtgtgcatgcgtgcctTGCGGTACAGCACTTGAGTGTTTCCTGTTGGTGTGCAGCGGTGTGTCTCAGTTAGCTCTACATGGGCTCCTTGTGTGTGGTCAGAACACTGTGCTGTAGTTTGTGTGCCCATGTACACAGCGCCTGTGCTTAGGTAATGGGTGAGGGGTATACTCTGGGtcgttgtgtgtgtctgtgtctcggGGTGACTGGGGACTGGGAAGCAGATAGCCGGCACCTCACGTGGGGTGCAGGCCCCTGCCTTTGCCTGCGACCCCTACAGCCCTGGGGGTGACAGCTCAGGGTTGCTGCAGAGGCTGCTCTGAGGTGGGCTGCCCCGAGGTTCCCTCCCTGCCAGGGGTCCGCTGACCCCCATTCCCTCACCTCTCCCTCTGGCTGAGCTCCCTGAATAAGTTGAGATCTTCTCTCCCAGTCAGCAAGGAGGCAGGCCAGGTAGGGGTACAGGCTAGACCACCCAACGCTGCTGTTGGCATTGATTCCCTGCACAAGGTGGGGCAGTGTCCCCACCCAAGGGGCTGCTCTTGCCCCAGGTACTAGCGGGTCCTGAGCAATGAGGATTCGGGCGTGGCTGTGCTCCAGCCTCAATCAAGGCCCCCTGCTCCTCCATCACTGGGGACATGCATAGCCTGCCCTTGGGGAGTCTGGGCTGTACATACCAAGCTCCTACATGGAACCATCCAGACATAATCAGGGGCCACCTATCCAGTGGGCGGGGCTGTGGTTTTAGCCCCAAGAGCTCTGGCAACTCTGGTCGTGGGGAAAACTTGGTTTTTGGAGCTCAACAAACTTGGGTCCAAGTCTCAGACTCTTCATTAGCTTTAACCTTGGCTTAGTCCCTGAACCTCTCTGTATAAGAGTTTCTTTCATGATGCAACGGGGATATGACCGCCTGTCTCATCaggttggtgtgaggattaaagcCACATAATAGGTCCTCAAGCTTTGGTAgcctcttcctttccccttcctgtgCTCAGCTAGCCCCGGCAGAtgggcaggaggagctgggggctTGGCTGCTCTTGCTGTGGCTGTGCCCTGTGGCTGACCTCTTCCTGGTCTCCAGGCTTAGAATGTTGGGGTCTGAGCAAGTGGGAGGACCTTCCTCCATACCTGCCTAAGGGTCCACTTGGACCCGGATGTTGCTGGGAAGGAAGGTGCCCagggggtgtgggcagggcaggaggcccATCCTCCACCTCTCCTGGGTCTCCCTGGGGGAGAAGTCCTCCtgtctgggcctgggcctggcttcTGCTGCCTGCCCTCCAGCCCTCACTCCTTGGGCATTGGGGCCTGGAAAGGAGAAAATCTAGACAGTCTGTTCATTGATCAGATTTTTCTACCCCAATCTGTTAAGTCCTGacctctttctgggcctcagtttccccctcagGATCTATACTGTGAGAGAGACGTTTGAGATGAGAGCTCTGAGGGCCTGTGGGGGCACCTGGGAGTTGAAAGCTCCCGGGACATCAGTGCTCTGTCTGGGCTGTTCCCGtgagcctcccagagcactgaaGAACCAGAGTTGGAGATAGATTTGCTGCCTCCCTGGGGGAGTTTAGACTCCTTGGGAATTTCCTTCATTGCTCCCTCCTAAGGGCCACAGCTGTGAAGGGAAGCCTCACCCCAGGGGAAGGGCTACTTAGCAGGGCCCTGAAGGATGAGCGAGATTTTTCCAGACAGAGATCGGCATGGGCACTCTGGTGGATGGCACAGCAGGTGCAGACACAGAGCCGGGGAGACACTCTGAGGTCAGAAATGGCAGAGAGGTGCATGTGGCAAGGGTGTTGGGTGCATGCAGGGAGAGGACCCTGGGAAGTTCATTGAGCCAGGGCGTGGAGGGCCTCACATGCCAGGCTGAGGAATCTTGGCCTTTCTCTGTGGGGTGCatggacagagctgggattccaatgGGTGGCTCCCTCTGGAAGCTGCCTAGAGGGTGGGCTGGTGGCCCAGGCTGaagctaaactctgctttggtgGCAGTGACCCTATTGACAGAGTCACATATGAGCAGGgggcacagcagaggtgggtgtgggagggttgggaggaaggaggatgtCTTGGTGGGTGGGTCAGGGAGGAGGGGATTGCTTCCTGCCTCCCACTACTGGGCAGGATTGGAGCCCAGGCTGGCAGTGGGCCCTGTTGGCACCCCTCGGACACCTTCAGTGTGCCTGTTCCTCCTGTCACACgaaggccagggcaggggtgTGGCAGGAGGGCCAGACCTGCTCTTAGGGAGTCTGGGCTGTGAATGCCAAGCGCCAAGATGGGGCCCTCCATAGAGAATCTGGGGCCAGACCAGGATGTGTTTTTTAGCGCCAAGAGCTTTGGTGACAGCCAATGGAAAGAGCTCGAACTTGCGTCCAAGGTAGTGGCCCCTTCCAGTTGCTTCCATTTTGCTTTTGTGGTCTGCCACTAAGGGCCACAGCTGTGACCCAGGTCTGACCTTTCTGGACCCTGGAAGAAAAGCTTTCTGGATTTGGAAGACCCGGCTTTAAGCCTCTACGCTGCCTCTCTCAAGTGTGCACAAATCACTCCCCTACTTCACGGGGCTGAGGGGCCCATCTTTTCAGTCCACTGCATTGCTCTGGTCTCCGGGGGTGCTCTTCAGCCTGAGCTGGCCAGGGAGCCCCCTGAGGCTGGACTGAGGCCCTCTTCAACTCTGTGCCCGGCACAACCTGGTGAGGCAGGGGtgcatggatggatgggagggaggggaggaagggaagagggagggaaggcaggaaaaaagaaaagaggagggaagggaagaagaaggaatGTGTGATGGAAGGGAAGAAACATGACTGGACATGTAAGTAAGGGGGAGAagacggaaggaaggaagagtgagtggatggatgggtgtaTGAATGGAAGTAagaaaggatgaatggatgggagggagggcgagaggaaagaaggaaggatgacAATGGGTGAAGAAAGGAGGGTTAGGTGGCTGGGAGGAAGGCTGCACATGGATCACACCTGATAGTAGCCTAAGGGAAAGTTTTCTGAAAATTGCACAATGCTCTAAAACTAACAGGACTATTAATGTCCTGTATTTTGTAGCTTGGACAGATCTCTCCCTGTTTCTGGGCCTCAGGCTCCTCATCTGCACCATGTGGTATCTTGGAGCAGCTCATCTCTAAAGGCGGCTCTTACTCTGTCACTCTGAAATGCTGATCTggtcccttctccttccctttcccctcccccagcccagaatGCTATTTAGAAGGTCCACATAGTTCTTGGTGCCCAGATTCCTGCTGGTTCAGAGCCAGGCCCTGTGGCCATGATCAACCCAGACAAGACTGCTCTGGGACTTCCAGGGGACACCCCTGCACAGCAGGGGAGAGGCATCAAGAAAACTAAGGTGATTTCTAGGGGCAGCATGGCCTCCTGCTGCTGATACAAGGTGGGACTTAGGCATGCCTCAATTATCTATGAGGGCAGCCCTGGAGAACAAAGGTGTCACCCATTCCAGACCGTAGCCCAGAGCTGTCTTCAGGGAGATAGCGGTGCTTTGGCCATGGGCTGTCTTGgccaggcagggagaaggggaccCAGAGAGGAGGGGAGCAGTGGGAACATGCAGGCAGGAGTGGCCGTCTGGGCCCTGGAAGACAGCTGTCTGGCCCAGGTTCCATCTGCCCAGGGCATGGCCAAGGGAGGCCACAGTTTGTTAGAGTCCTGGGGGACCTGGCTGGAGACCTTGTCCAGAATTCAGTCTGAGCAGGAGTGTTTGAAACTCAGCTGCTTGATTCTGTCTCGTCTGCTACCCCCATGTCTGCTGAGGGCTAGAAAAACCTAGGGGTCATGGGATGGGGCCTCCAAACCAAACCAAAGTTCTTGGGAACCTCTCTCCAGAGGGCCCAGGGCCAGAGCAGGTGGTTCTAGATAGGCTGGGCTATCCTGGCCATTTTCTTTTTGCCCAATTTGGGaaagccccagcccccagcagcttcctcctccctccccctcatacccctgccctgggctggcaaACTGCCAGGGAGAAGCAGACCCCAAGGCTTATAGCACCTTTGGAGACCCCTCCTGATGCCCGAACCCTTAAACAGCAGCTCTGACAAATGATCATTTTAGCTTCTATCTCAATACCTCCGAGGATGAGGAACTCACCATGAAGTTGGTGGTGCGAGTTCTAGAAAGATAGAgggaggggtaaaaaaaaaaaagtcacctaaGGCCCTGGGGCAGATGTGCATCTTCTGCAGTTCTAGGTAGGACAGAACCTGAACGAGACCTTGAGTGAGGTACAGACCCATGGAAATGGTGGCAAGTAGACTAGAATAGGAAGAAGGAAAGGTGGGAGGTCTGGCCTTTGAGGGACTTGATGCCACTCTAGCTGCACCCTCTCATTTCTTTGCAAATTTCAGCGGCAGCAAGCTGGGTCACCTTTATTAGTCAAGGTAGCTAAACGCTTTAACGAATCACCTCCACATCgcagtggcttaacacaatggAAGCTTATTTCCCACTCGGGTCACAGTTGGATGAGGGTACTTAGTGGATGGCCTTCTTTTCAGGGACCCGGGCTCCTTCCCTCCAGTGACCCTGCTGGCCCCAGGGCTTCTGAGTTTGGCTGGCACTGGGCGGGAGAAAGAGAGCATGGAAGAGTGAGTAGTGGGGttccagggccaggcctggcagcAGCACACATCCCTCGCGCCCTGCGGAGGGAAATGTGGGACGGCAGCTTGGGTCTTGCCGCAGGGGGCTTGCGCAGGCgtcctccctggcctggccccctGCCTGGACACGGCGCCCTAGGCTTCCCCACGCTGGGCGGGCCTCCCCCCTGACACCATGTCTTTCTCCCCACAGTATGTGGCCTTTGCTTCCCTCTTCTTTATCCTGGTCTCCATCACCACCTTCTGCCTGGAGACGCACGAGCGCTTCAACCCCATCGTGAACAAGACGGAGATCGAGAACGTCCGCAATGGCACGCAGGTGCGCTACTACAGGGAAGCGGAGACGGAGGCCTTCCTCACCTACATCGAGGGCGTCTGCGTGGTCTGGTTCACCTTCGAGTTCCTCATGCGCGTCGTCTTCTGCCCCAACAAGGTGGAGTTCATCAAGAACTCGCTCAACATCATTGACTTTGTGGCCATCCTGCCCTTCTACCTGGAGGTGGGCCTGAGCGGCCTGTCCTCCAAGGCGGCCAAGGACGTGCTGGGCTTCCTGCGCGTCGTCCGCTTCGTGCGCATCCTGCGCATCTTCAAGCTGACCCGCCACTTCGTGGGCCTGCGGGTCCTGGGCCACACGCTGCGCGCCAGCACCAACGAGTTCCTGCTCCTCATCATCTTCCTGGCCCTGGGCGTGCTCATCTTTGCCACCATGATCTACTATGCCGAGAGGATAGGGGCACAGCCCAATGACCCCAGCGCCAGTGAGCACACGCACTTTAAGAATATCCCCATCGGCTTCTGGTGGGCTGTGGTCACCATGACGACGCTGGGCTACGGAGACATGTACCCGCAGACGTGGTCCGGCATGCTGGTGGGGGCGCTGTGCGCGCTGGCCGGCGTGCTCACCATCGCCATGCCTGTGCCCGTCATCGTGAACAATTTCGGGATGTACTACTCCCTAGCCATGGCTAAGCAGAAactaccaaagaaaaaaaagaagcatattCCGCGGCCACCGCAGCTGGGATCTCCCAATTATTGTAAATCTGTCGTAAACTCTCCGCACCACAGTACTCAGAGTGACACATGTCCGCTGGCCCaggaagaaattttagaaattaacagAGCAGGTAGGAAACCTCTTAGAGGCATGTCGATCTGACCTTTCACCTCCTCTCCCTGTAGCGATGATTCCAGATCCAGTCAGACTGCTTCCTTAGTTCCGTGGGCGACCCGGGACCCCGCGCTCAGTCTCGAGGCGTGgagcctgggggcccagggagAGGCTGGGCAGCTAAATTCAGAAGGCAAGAGCCTGCTAGAGGAACCTCACTGTGGCCCTGGGGAACGAGGTTGACGCGGCTGGTCTCGTGATGTTCTGAAGAGCCGGCGTGGCCGCGAGGGTGCTGAGGACTATCTTAGCAGGAGCCCGGGGGGCTGCTGCCCAGGTGGGCAGGAGTCGAGCGTGAGTCCCTGACTCAGGCTTCTGACCCAGTgctggggcagggcgggggcgggTGTGATCGGAAATGCCAGACAACTTTCGATTTGGTCCTTCCCACCGCTCCCCTGGGGCTGTGAGGACGGCAGAAACGGTGCATAGGATCTGGGCAGGAGGGTCCCTTGCAAAGGCAGGAGCAAGGATTCTCGCCCCCAACAGAGCCTGTCTCCATAGCCGAGTAGAATTCCTGCTCTGATTCCGGCTGCCTAGCTCCAGACCCTCCCTTGGAGACGCCTGTAGCCCTCCGTGACAAGCTTACTTACCCCGCAGCATGCAGAACCAACTCATCTTCTACCACCACTCTAGAGTTTAGCGTTTATCTTTAGGAACCTGTTGGAGTGACTCTAGCTTTCACGTTGTCTGTTTGGGTTGATGGTCGAGTGGGAGTTTCCGGTGACCTTCTGATGGAAGTGGCTGGTGAGCAAAGGACTAGAGGGGGCCACCACCCTGGGCAGCTTAGATGAAAGCGCTACAGACCAGCAACAGCCTCCCACCGAGGGTTCTCCCCATTTCCGGCGGTAGGGACTGCAGCAGCAATACAGACATCCCAGCCAGTGTACAACCACTTTCCCGTGAATTCACTGGGgtcggggaggggggaggggggccaTGAAACAATACTAGTCACCGTGGGATATATTCTAATATTCCATGGCTAGTGGTTCGTTATGGGACTATCTCAGTTTTATGAGAACCTGCACATAGCACATAAAGTTGATCATGGGGCTCTGGTCCGAAGATATAAAAGCCCATAGTCTACCTCTACCCATGGAATACCATCGACTTATTCTGTGGACACAGGGATTTCAAAGGAACAGATGACCCAGAGAAGAGTGACAACACTGAGTAAGGAAGAGTACCCGGGTGAGCGAGAGGTTGGTATGAGAGCTTAGGTAGCATTTAGTCTACAAAGGACATCCCCGTGCCCAGGTCTGGCAGGGGCCTGCAGGTGAGCTCAGCCCTTGGTGAGGAAGTTTCCCCGGGTCTGGGTGGCCTCCCCCAGCAGATGATTGGTTTTTGTCCCTGCTGACACACTCTCTGACCCACCACTCTCTCCTGATCCCGTCTGGCTTCATCCCATAGTTATGCCGGCCACAGCAGTGCCCCCAAGACTGACTCCTCTGGCCGTGGTGGCTTTCCAGCCCCTTagccctgccccacaccctccCCTTCCTGATATTCCTGTAGGCACCTGACAAGAACATGGCTAGTGtcctgggctgggccagggggtgggcaggggtgtcAGAGGCTAAAACAGGGGTCCCTGCCTCTCTGCTTTGGATTAATTAGCTAGCCATTCGACCTCAGGAGCCACCGTCAGGGCAAGGGAAGTTCCTGGGGCTCTGGGGGAGGGTCTGGGCAGGCCTAGCCCCCAGCTTCACTGTGGGCCCAACAGGAAGAGTGGCATCACCTGAGCAGCATCACCATGGCACTGCCTGGCCCTTGCATTGTGTCCTTTCCAACACTGGATCTCTCAGGATTGGTGCCCCAAGCATGGGTCCCCCAGGCCAGCCTGTGAAGGATCCCCAGTGCGCTCCAGGCAAGCACAGATTCCTCTGTACTCCTAGACAATGACAGTATTATCCATATGCCAAGGatacacacgcgcgcgcacacacacaggaGTGCAGACGTGTGTGTTCGGGCACGCACACCAGCTACTCCCAAGGACGCAGCCCTCTTCCCATGCTGCAGCAGACCTGGAACCCACGCATGCCTGGGGGAGTCCCTGAGCTCCAcagccccgccccagcccaggcagcccTGCTCCTGGGAGCCACCTTGCCCTGGCCCCAGGTTTCAGACCCAGACAACCCTGGCTTGAACACTCTGTGGCTGATGAGGCATTTGAGGCCCTCCCAAGCTTGCCCTCTGGAGCCTGGATGcccagatcctcctgccttctcccccCACAACCCCCCACcacactccctccccacccccttcccaggcACTCACTTCCCC
Protein-coding regions in this window:
- the KCNC1 gene encoding potassium voltage-gated channel subfamily C member 1, yielding MGQGDESERIVINVGGTRHQTYRSTLRTLPGTRLAWLAEPDAHSHFDYDPRADEFFFDRHPGVFAHILNYYRTGKLHCPADVCGPLYEEELAFWGIDETDVEPCCWMTYRQHRDAEEALDSFGGAPLDNSADDADADGPGDSGDGEDELEMTKRLALSDSPDGRPGGFWRRWQPRIWALFEDPYSSRYARYVAFASLFFILVSITTFCLETHERFNPIVNKTEIENVRNGTQVRYYREAETEAFLTYIEGVCVVWFTFEFLMRVVFCPNKVEFIKNSLNIIDFVAILPFYLEVGLSGLSSKAAKDVLGFLRVVRFVRILRIFKLTRHFVGLRVLGHTLRASTNEFLLLIIFLALGVLIFATMIYYAERIGAQPNDPSASEHTHFKNIPIGFWWAVVTMTTLGYGDMYPQTWSGMLVGALCALAGVLTIAMPVPVIVNNFGMYYSLAMAKQKLPKKKKKHIPRPPQLGSPNYCKSVVNSPHHSTQSDTCPLAQEEILEINRADSKLNGEVAKAALANEDCPHIDQALTPDEGLPFTRSGTRERYGPCFLLSTGEYACPPGGGMRKDLCKESPVIAKYMPTEAVRVT